The following are encoded together in the Kribbella voronezhensis genome:
- a CDS encoding nickel-dependent hydrogenase large subunit, giving the protein MTTTDPKVEQHLTPEAGADSDVVEMAWDPITRIVGSLGIYAKVNFKNKTVEECHSTSSIFRGYSIFMKGKDPRDAHFITSRICGICGDNHATCSVYAQNMAYGVAPPHLGEWIVNLGEAAEYMFDHNIFQENLVGVDYCERMVKETNPGVLELANRTEAPHAGDHGYRTIGDIMRSLNPLEGDFYREALHVSRYTREMFCLMEGRHVHPSTLYPGGVGTVATIQLFTDYLTRLMRYIEFMKKVVPLHDDLFDFFYEALPGYEHVGERRILLGCWGSLQDPAICDFDYKTMNAWGKRMFVTPGVVVDGKLVTNNLVDINLGLRILLGSSFYDDWADGSHEKFVDKDPLGNPIDVRHPWNQHTIPKPQKRDFANAYSWTMSPRWFDGKDHLALDTGGGPIARLWSTALSGLVNTDYVQATGHSVKIQLPRTALKPATEYEWKIPRWSNALERNRARTYFQAYAAALALHFCEKAMAEVRAGRTETWTPFKVPDNAISCGFTEAVRGVLSHHMVIRDGKIANYHPYPPTPWNGSVRDSYGTPGPYEDAVQNTPIFEENPPDRFKGIDIMRAVRSFDPCLPCGVHMYVGNGREKTHLHSPTLAVKPY; this is encoded by the coding sequence ATGACCACGACTGATCCGAAGGTAGAACAGCACCTGACCCCCGAGGCCGGCGCGGACTCCGACGTCGTCGAGATGGCCTGGGACCCGATCACCCGGATCGTCGGCAGCCTCGGCATCTACGCCAAGGTGAACTTCAAGAACAAGACGGTCGAGGAATGCCACAGCACCTCGTCGATCTTCCGCGGCTACAGCATCTTCATGAAGGGCAAGGACCCGCGCGACGCGCACTTCATCACCAGCCGGATCTGCGGCATCTGCGGCGACAACCACGCGACCTGCTCGGTCTACGCGCAGAACATGGCGTACGGCGTGGCGCCGCCGCACCTCGGGGAGTGGATCGTCAATCTCGGCGAGGCCGCGGAGTACATGTTCGACCACAACATCTTCCAGGAGAACCTGGTCGGGGTGGACTACTGCGAGCGGATGGTCAAGGAGACCAACCCCGGCGTGCTGGAACTGGCGAACCGGACCGAGGCGCCGCACGCCGGCGACCACGGCTACCGGACCATCGGCGACATCATGCGCTCGCTGAACCCGCTCGAAGGCGACTTCTACCGCGAGGCGCTGCACGTCAGCCGGTACACCCGGGAGATGTTCTGCCTGATGGAGGGCCGCCACGTCCACCCGTCGACGCTCTACCCGGGCGGCGTCGGCACGGTCGCGACGATCCAGTTGTTCACCGACTACCTGACCCGGCTGATGCGCTACATCGAGTTCATGAAGAAGGTCGTGCCCTTGCACGACGACCTGTTCGACTTCTTCTACGAGGCGCTGCCCGGCTACGAGCACGTCGGCGAGCGGCGCATCCTGCTCGGCTGCTGGGGCAGTCTGCAGGACCCGGCGATCTGCGACTTCGACTACAAGACGATGAATGCCTGGGGCAAGCGGATGTTCGTCACCCCCGGCGTGGTGGTCGACGGCAAGCTGGTCACCAACAACCTGGTCGACATCAACCTCGGCCTGCGGATCCTGCTCGGCAGCTCGTTCTACGACGACTGGGCCGACGGCAGCCACGAGAAGTTCGTCGACAAGGACCCGCTGGGCAACCCGATCGACGTGCGGCACCCCTGGAACCAGCACACGATCCCGAAGCCGCAGAAGCGCGACTTCGCGAACGCGTACAGCTGGACGATGTCGCCACGCTGGTTCGACGGCAAGGATCACCTGGCACTCGACACCGGCGGCGGCCCGATCGCGCGGCTCTGGTCGACGGCGCTGTCCGGACTCGTCAACACCGACTACGTCCAGGCCACCGGCCACAGCGTGAAGATCCAGCTCCCCCGGACCGCGCTCAAGCCGGCCACGGAGTACGAGTGGAAGATCCCGCGGTGGAGCAACGCACTCGAGCGGAACCGGGCCCGGACCTACTTCCAGGCGTACGCCGCGGCGCTGGCGCTGCACTTCTGCGAGAAGGCGATGGCCGAGGTCAGGGCCGGCCGGACCGAGACCTGGACCCCGTTCAAGGTGCCCGACAATGCGATCTCGTGCGGCTTCACCGAGGCGGTCCGGGGCGTCCTGTCGCACCACATGGTGATCCGCGACGGCAAGATCGCGAACTATCACCCGTATCCGCCGACCCCGTGGAACGGCAGCGTCCGGGACTCCTACGGAACACCGGGCCCCTACGAGGACGCCGTACAGAACACGCCGATCTTCGAGGAGAACCCGCCGGACCGGTTCAAGGGCATCGACATCATGCGGGCCGTGCGCAGCTTCGACCCGTGTCTGCCCTGCGGGGTGCACATGTACGTCGGCAACGGGCGGGAGAAAACGCATCTCCATTCGCCCACGCTCGCGGTGAAGCCCTACTGA
- a CDS encoding NifU family protein: MERRDAQALSERIDVLLDEVQRRAEPEVSEKVEELVRAVLSLHGAGLEQLLARLDENQVRDLLTDDLVTGMLLLHDLHPDDVATRIQGALDSVRPYLGSHAGGIDYLGIDDDGIVHLRLQGSCEGCPGSTATVRLTVENAVLDAAPEAVAVDVEGMVAAEKQTLLTIEPYRGSQDSEGWHRVELVTASGQLQKLVVADLELLIANLDGTFVAYRNNCPVCSSPLQHGTLTGDELSCPRCTARYDVRLAGRALAPGGAPGLEALPLLRDGTGWKVAIPGRQPA, translated from the coding sequence ATGGAGCGTCGCGACGCGCAGGCGCTGAGCGAACGGATCGACGTGCTGCTGGACGAGGTTCAGCGGCGCGCCGAGCCCGAGGTCAGCGAGAAGGTCGAGGAGCTGGTCCGCGCCGTGCTGTCCCTGCACGGCGCGGGTCTCGAACAGCTGCTGGCGCGGCTGGACGAGAACCAGGTCCGCGACCTGCTGACCGATGACCTGGTCACCGGGATGCTGCTCCTGCACGACCTGCATCCCGACGACGTGGCCACCAGGATTCAAGGGGCGCTGGACAGCGTCCGGCCCTATCTGGGCTCGCACGCAGGCGGCATCGACTATCTCGGGATCGATGACGACGGGATCGTGCATCTGCGGTTGCAGGGCAGCTGCGAAGGCTGCCCGGGATCGACCGCGACCGTCCGGCTGACCGTCGAGAACGCCGTCCTCGATGCCGCTCCCGAAGCCGTCGCGGTCGACGTCGAAGGGATGGTCGCCGCCGAGAAGCAGACGTTGCTGACGATCGAGCCGTACCGCGGCAGCCAGGACAGCGAGGGCTGGCACCGGGTCGAGCTGGTGACCGCCTCCGGGCAACTGCAGAAGCTGGTGGTTGCCGACCTGGAGCTGCTGATCGCGAACCTCGACGGCACCTTCGTTGCCTATCGCAACAACTGCCCCGTCTGCTCGTCCCCTTTGCAGCACGGCACGCTGACCGGCGACGAGCTCAGCTGTCCCCGCTGCACCGCCCGGTACGACGTACGCCTGGCCGGCCGGGCGCTCGCACCGGGCGGAGCGCCTGGCCTCGAAGCGCTGCCGCTGTTGCGCGACGGCACCGGCTGGAAGGTCGCGATCCCGGGAAGGCAACCGGCGTGA
- a CDS encoding DUF5947 family protein, translated as MRPSSTLRALARDKPLPRRVTTPGAGASLDAGSVDPVAVLRGFTGGVRRQLSPGEQCEMCAVPIGPQHPHIADVPDHRLLCTCRPCYLLFNVEAASRGHYRAVPENYRYNRDFSMTSAQWEALGIPVNLAFMFHQTDQDRHVAFYPSPGGATESLLDLASWDEVVAADPVLGALIPDVEAVLLRRLDDGFECYLVPIDSCYELVGLVRQYWEGFAGGEEVWGRIDEFFATVRERCRG; from the coding sequence GTGAGACCTTCGTCGACGCTCCGCGCACTGGCGCGAGACAAGCCGCTCCCGCGTCGGGTGACCACCCCCGGCGCGGGTGCCTCGCTGGACGCGGGTTCGGTGGATCCGGTTGCGGTCCTGCGCGGCTTCACCGGCGGGGTTCGCCGGCAACTCTCACCAGGCGAGCAATGCGAGATGTGCGCGGTTCCGATCGGGCCGCAGCACCCGCACATCGCCGACGTACCGGATCACCGTCTGCTGTGCACCTGCCGGCCGTGCTACCTGCTCTTCAACGTGGAGGCGGCCTCACGCGGCCACTATCGCGCGGTACCGGAGAACTACCGCTACAACCGGGACTTCTCGATGACCTCGGCGCAGTGGGAGGCGCTGGGGATCCCGGTCAACCTGGCGTTCATGTTCCACCAGACGGATCAGGACCGGCACGTCGCGTTCTATCCGAGTCCCGGTGGTGCCACCGAGTCACTTCTCGACCTGGCCAGCTGGGACGAGGTGGTCGCCGCGGATCCGGTCCTGGGCGCGCTGATCCCGGACGTCGAGGCCGTGCTGTTGCGCCGGCTGGACGACGGGTTCGAGTGCTACCTGGTCCCGATCGACTCCTGCTACGAGTTGGTCGGGCTCGTCCGCCAGTACTGGGAGGGGTTCGCCGGCGGCGAGGAGGTCTGGGGACGGATCGACGAGTTCTTCGCCACGGTGAGGGAGCGGTGCCGTGGTTGA
- a CDS encoding DUF6084 family protein, protein MVDLDFTCTGADADRYAATPTVLLHLRVTETTGTPVHALALRCQIRIEPIRRRYDDAEGDALADLFGDRARWGETLKPLQLAFVTQMVPGFTGSTEVDLHLPCSYDFDVAAHKYLYALRDGGAPLLLLFNGTIFTGKPGTLSVTPVAWQKETSYALPVPVWRQAMDQHFPGAAWLRLRRDTFDKLYDYRAKEALPGWDDAIERLLKEKLE, encoded by the coding sequence GTGGTTGACCTCGACTTCACCTGCACGGGCGCGGACGCCGACCGGTACGCCGCGACGCCGACCGTGCTGCTGCACCTGCGCGTCACCGAAACCACCGGTACGCCGGTGCACGCGCTCGCGTTGCGCTGCCAGATCCGGATCGAACCGATCCGGCGGCGCTACGACGACGCCGAAGGCGACGCGCTCGCGGACCTCTTCGGCGACCGGGCCCGCTGGGGCGAGACGCTGAAGCCGCTGCAACTCGCCTTCGTCACCCAGATGGTGCCCGGTTTCACCGGCTCGACCGAAGTGGATCTGCACCTGCCGTGCAGCTACGACTTCGACGTCGCCGCGCACAAGTACCTCTACGCGCTCCGCGACGGCGGGGCGCCGCTGCTGCTGTTGTTCAACGGCACGATCTTCACCGGCAAGCCCGGAACGCTCTCGGTCACTCCGGTGGCGTGGCAGAAGGAGACGTCGTACGCGTTGCCCGTGCCGGTCTGGCGCCAGGCGATGGACCAGCACTTCCCGGGCGCCGCGTGGTTGCGGTTGCGGCGCGACACCTTCGACAAGCTCTACGACTACCGCGCGAAAGAGGCCTTGCCGGGCTGGGACGACGCGATCGAACGACTGCTGAAGGAGAAGCTCGAATGA